A genome region from Hevea brasiliensis isolate MT/VB/25A 57/8 chromosome 9, ASM3005281v1, whole genome shotgun sequence includes the following:
- the LOC131182923 gene encoding G-type lectin S-receptor-like serine/threonine-protein kinase SD2-5, with protein sequence MPDPPHKKSRIAMIILASVFFATIIVAFLICLCMRYIKRRSTEEGRENNVDKDWENSLFQVTNLPKRFTYQDLKSATDDFRKKLGGGGFGSVFEGSLSDGTKVAVKRLDDFGQGRKEFLAEVKTIGSIHHVNLARLIGFCAENSHKLLVYEHMSNGSLDKWIFNRNPEGTLKWKIRKKIILNIAKELAYLHEDCKLKIAHLDIKPQNILLDDKFDAKLSDFGLARLIDRNQSHVITQMRGTRGYMAPEWLSRKITEKVDVYSFGIVILEIICGRKNLDLSQSEEDDYLLLPIVKQKAEENQLIDLVDKCTNMQHYIDEAMEMISVAIWCLHNDPTKRPSMSIIVKVLEGVKTMEPVSNYGFLTSTMVEAPVKVVMVHSVPQSASILSGPR encoded by the coding sequence ATGCCTGATCCTCCACATAAAAAATCAAGAATCGCCATGATAATTTTGGCATCAGTGTTTTTTGCTACGATAATTGTAGCTTTCCTCATATGCTTATGCATGCGATATATTAAACGAAGATCAACAGAGGAAGGAAGAGAGAACAATGTAGACAAAGATTGGGAGAATTCATTGTTTCAAGTAACAAACTTGCCCAAAAGATTCACTTACCAAGATTTGAAGTCTGCAACAGATGACTTCCGTAAAAAGCTCGGGGGAGGAGGATTTGGATCAGTTTTTGAAGGTAGTTTGAGTGATGGTACCAAAGTTGCAGTGAAGCGCTTAGATGATTTTGGCCAAGGAAGAAAAGAATTTTTAGCAGAAGTAAAGACAATAGGTAGCATACACCATGTCAACCTTGCGAGGCTTATAGGATTCTGTGCAGAAAATTCACACAAGCTTTTAGTCTATGAGCATATGAGCAATGGATCTTTAGATAAATGGATCTTCAACAGAAATCCAGAAGGCACTCTTAAATGGAAAATCAGGAAGAAGATCATCCTAAATATTGCCAAAGAGCTAGCCTATCTTCATGAAGATTGTAAATTGAAAATAGCCCATTTAGATATCAAACCTCAAAATATTCTTCTTGATGACAAATTTGATGCTAAACTATCTGATTTTGGATTGGCAAGGCTGATTGATAGGAACCAAAGCCATGTAATAACTCAAATGCGAGGAACGCGAGGGTATATGGCTCCTGAATGGCTGAGCAGAAAAATCACAGAAAAGGTTGATGTATATAGCTTTGGTATTGTCATCTTGGAAATTATTTGTGGGAGGAAAAATTTGGACCTCTCTCAGTCAGAAGAAGATGATTATTTACTTCTACCCATTGTGAAACAAAAGGCAGAGGAGAATCAATTAATTGATTTGGTTGATAAGTGCACTAACATGCAACACTACATAGATGAAGCAATGGAGATGATCAGTGTTGCCATTTGGTGCTTACATAATGATCCCACCAAAAGGCCTTCGATGTCTATTATAGTGAAGGTTTTAGAGGGTGTGAAAACCATGGAACCAGTTTCTAACTATGGCTTTTTGACATCTACTATGGTGGAAGCTCCAGTTAAAGTCGTTATGGTACATTCAGTACCACAATCAGCATCAATTTTGTCAGGACCAAGATGA